A single genomic interval of Adhaeribacter pallidiroseus harbors:
- a CDS encoding nucleoside deaminase, translated as MEEDKKQEFMREAIRLSLEKMQAGYGGPFGAVVVRNNKIIARGFNNVLASNDPTAHAEVDAIRKACATLQTFQLTDCDLYTSCEPCPMCLGAIYWTRFRKVYYGNSKQDAAAIGFDDHFIYQELEKPQTDRQIPTEQLLPEEANVAFQEWGKNPNKLVY; from the coding sequence GTGGAAGAAGATAAAAAACAAGAATTTATGCGGGAAGCTATCCGGCTTTCCCTTGAAAAAATGCAGGCGGGCTACGGTGGTCCTTTTGGGGCGGTAGTCGTGCGAAACAACAAAATTATTGCTCGCGGTTTTAACAACGTATTAGCGTCTAACGACCCTACGGCCCACGCCGAAGTAGACGCTATCCGAAAAGCTTGCGCTACTTTACAAACCTTTCAGCTAACGGATTGCGATTTGTACACCAGCTGCGAACCCTGCCCCATGTGTTTGGGCGCCATTTATTGGACTCGTTTCCGGAAGGTTTATTACGGCAATTCGAAACAGGATGCCGCGGCCATTGGCTTTGACGATCATTTTATTTACCAGGAGCTAGAAAAACCGCAAACCGATCGGCAAATTCCTACTGAACAATTGCTGCCCGAAGAAGCAAACGTAGCTTTTCAGGAATGGGGCAAAAATCCGAATAAGTTAGTGTACTAG
- a CDS encoding glycosyltransferase family 61 protein, whose product MSFKTIIYKLFSCINYYYYPTTLTRETKTVLQDRYRVSFTPEEIDFLKKSAATFDYHTDYTDGYWQKALYTVRLAKVTLLGNSGALVKQNKVIAESTFDAGRLGISPAYRSPAVMWNRHKPGLYTSVFHLPWAETSNFHWFYDCLPRVYILLQQVKEPVKLIVNQNLPAFQLETLQFVITDYPHITVVYQPKTAKWEIEHFIFPGFVTNHSSGFLPARIAHFLREKIWQGYQVQPQNAKTRLYISRSKARKRRILNENMLTEELVKLGFIIVHAEDLTYAQQVQLFYNAAIIVAPHGAGLTNILFSKHCRVLELHPADIMKPHYFLAAKALSFDYFYEMGSKADANLDFTVNVEEILKKYKMLLST is encoded by the coding sequence ATGAGTTTCAAAACAATTATTTATAAATTATTCTCATGCATAAACTATTACTATTATCCCACTACTTTAACCCGGGAGACTAAAACAGTTTTGCAGGACAGGTACCGGGTAAGCTTTACCCCAGAAGAGATTGATTTTTTAAAAAAAAGTGCCGCTACCTTTGATTACCATACGGATTATACCGATGGGTACTGGCAAAAGGCGTTATATACTGTGCGTTTAGCTAAGGTTACGTTGCTCGGCAATTCGGGCGCTTTGGTAAAACAAAATAAAGTTATCGCGGAGTCAACCTTTGACGCCGGGCGGCTAGGGATTTCACCGGCTTACCGGAGCCCAGCGGTAATGTGGAACCGCCATAAACCCGGCTTGTACACGTCTGTTTTTCATTTGCCCTGGGCCGAAACCAGTAATTTTCATTGGTTTTACGATTGCTTGCCCCGGGTATATATTTTATTGCAACAGGTAAAAGAACCAGTCAAGCTGATCGTTAACCAAAATTTACCTGCCTTTCAATTAGAAACGCTCCAGTTTGTTATTACAGATTACCCGCATATTACCGTGGTTTACCAACCAAAAACGGCGAAATGGGAAATAGAACATTTTATCTTTCCGGGGTTTGTTACCAATCATAGCAGCGGATTTTTGCCGGCCAGAATAGCTCATTTTCTGCGCGAGAAAATCTGGCAAGGTTACCAAGTGCAACCGCAAAATGCCAAAACCCGGCTTTACATTAGCCGGAGTAAGGCCCGGAAACGAAGAATCTTAAATGAAAATATGTTAACCGAAGAATTAGTTAAACTGGGCTTTATAATCGTACACGCCGAAGACTTGACTTACGCCCAGCAGGTGCAGCTATTTTATAATGCCGCAATAATCGTGGCACCGCATGGGGCTGGCCTAACGAATATTTTGTTCAGTAAACACTGCCGGGTTCTGGAACTACACCCCGCCGATATCATGAAACCGCATTATTTTTTAGCCGCTAAAGCTTTATCTTTTGACTATTTTTATGAAATGGGCAGTAAGGCAGATGCGAACCTGGATTTTACCGTAAATGTTGAGGAAATTTTAAAAAAATACAAGATGCTATTATCTACTTAA
- the ffh gene encoding signal recognition particle protein, whose amino-acid sequence MFDNLSTKLDRAFKTLKGQGSITEINVAQTIKEVRRALVDADVNYKVAKTVTDKIKDEAMGRDVLIAVSPGQLMVKIVHEELTELMGGEKQDIQIKGDPAIILIAGLQGSGKTTFTGKLANYLKKQNRNVLVAACDVYRPAAVDQLKVLAGQVGVEAYTEPDNKSPLQIAQNAIAYAKANNKKVVIVDTAGRLAVDEAMMREIAQLKEVLKPTETLFVVDSMTGQDAVNTAKTFNDRINFDGVVLTKLDGDSRGGAALSIRAVVEKPIKFISTGEKMEALDLFYPDRMAQRILGMGDVISLVERAQQTFDEDEARRINQKIRKNQFNFDDFLSQLEQIKKMGDIKDLVSMIPGVGKAMKDVEIDENAFKPIEAIIKSMTKEERANPDMISGSRRNRIAKGSGTNIQQVNNLMKQFNDMRKMMKNMNKMTGKGGALSKMKMFK is encoded by the coding sequence ATGTTTGATAATTTAAGTACCAAGTTAGACCGGGCTTTTAAAACGCTGAAAGGCCAGGGCAGTATCACCGAAATTAACGTAGCGCAAACGATTAAAGAAGTCCGGCGGGCTTTGGTGGATGCCGACGTAAATTATAAAGTTGCGAAAACGGTAACCGACAAGATTAAGGATGAAGCCATGGGCCGCGACGTGCTGATTGCCGTTTCGCCGGGCCAGTTAATGGTAAAGATCGTGCACGAAGAGCTTACCGAATTAATGGGCGGCGAAAAGCAGGATATTCAGATTAAAGGCGACCCGGCCATTATCTTAATTGCGGGTTTACAGGGTTCCGGTAAAACCACTTTTACAGGTAAACTGGCCAATTATTTAAAAAAGCAAAACCGCAACGTACTGGTAGCTGCCTGCGACGTGTACCGCCCCGCGGCAGTAGATCAGTTAAAGGTTTTGGCCGGCCAGGTAGGCGTAGAAGCTTATACCGAACCCGATAATAAAAGCCCCTTGCAAATTGCCCAAAACGCCATTGCTTACGCTAAAGCCAATAACAAAAAAGTAGTAATTGTGGATACGGCTGGTCGTTTGGCCGTGGATGAAGCCATGATGCGCGAAATCGCCCAACTGAAAGAAGTGCTGAAGCCCACCGAAACCTTGTTCGTGGTAGACTCCATGACGGGTCAGGACGCGGTAAATACGGCTAAAACGTTTAACGACCGCATTAATTTCGATGGGGTAGTTTTAACCAAGCTCGACGGCGACAGCCGCGGGGGCGCGGCCTTATCCATCCGGGCGGTAGTGGAAAAACCCATTAAGTTTATCAGTACCGGCGAAAAAATGGAAGCCCTGGACTTGTTCTACCCGGACCGGATGGCGCAGCGAATTTTAGGGATGGGCGACGTAATATCCTTGGTAGAGCGGGCGCAGCAAACCTTCGACGAAGATGAAGCGCGTCGCATTAACCAAAAAATCCGGAAAAACCAGTTTAACTTCGACGACTTCTTATCGCAACTGGAACAAATTAAAAAAATGGGCGATATCAAAGACTTGGTGAGCATGATTCCGGGAGTGGGTAAGGCCATGAAAGACGTGGAAATTGATGAAAACGCTTTTAAACCCATCGAAGCCATTATTAAATCCATGACCAAAGAAGAACGGGCCAACCCCGATATGATCAGCGGCAGCCGGCGCAACCGCATTGCCAAAGGCAGCGGCACGAACATTCAGCAGGTAAATAATTTGATGAAGCAGTTCAACGACATGCGCAAAATGATGAAGAACATGAATAAGATGACCGGTAAAGGCGGTGCTTTATCGAAAATGAAAATGTTTAAATAA
- a CDS encoding efflux RND transporter permease subunit produces the protein MNITKLSIQRSTIVVVVFTVLTLLGVGAYKSLNYELLPKFSPPVLTITTLYPGASPSEVENSVTKEIEDAISSLENVDNIKSTSQESFSIIVVNLKQGTNVDLSLQDAQRKVNAILGRLPEDADAPALGKFDFDDLPIIKMGATANMPATEFFDLIDNQIKPQLSRAQGVAQIKVLGGQEREIKINMDANKLEAYGISTLQVMQTIRNSNLDFPTGEIKDANGQTQIRLAGKFSSLNQLQNLVVRQDNRGIVRLSDLAEVQDSQKDVDVLNRINSKPSVGITIQKQSDANAVEVSEQTRATLAQLEKTYANVGLKFNIANDSSLFTLEAADSVMHDLFLAVILVAAVMLLFLHSLRNAIIVMVSIPASLVATFIAIYLFGFSLNLMSLMAISLVVGILVDDAIVVIENIYRHMEMGKKPAQAAYDGIREISATVTSITLVIVVVFVPLALSSGLVSDILRQFAVVVAVATMISLFVAFTLIPLLASRFSKLEHVSNKNLFGRFILAFERLLDNIIDGFTGALKWAFNHKIIVLLLTVGAFIGSVMLIPGGFIGSEFIGAGDRGEVNFQLELPKNATVEQTNQATAQVEKYLQKYPEITRVFTTVGATSSSQQGQSSPYESEVFVALVPVEKRDYSTEKFSRIVKADIESQIPGVKVTPVPVGLVGSSQAPIQIVLSGPNLDTLLAFSQRVMNQVVQVPGTSDVETSVEGGNPEIEVVVDRDKMASLGLTLESVGAGMQVAFSGNTDAEYREGTNNYDINIRLDEFDRRNVTDIANLAFVNNTGQTIRLGQFANIKQSSGPSKLERTDRVTSVNVNSQVVGRPSGSVGAEIQQRLGAIKMPQGVSIAYEGNLKNQSEGFGTLGVALLASIIFMYLIMVGLYDSYVYPFVVLFSIPLAIIGALLALALSSETLSIFSILGIIMMIGLVAKNAIMVVDFTNKLKSEGVAVKEALLEAVRIRFRPILMTTLAMVIGMLPIALAGGAVAASKNGLAWALIGGLSSSMFLTLIVVPIIYYIFDRILAKFGLDKTTQIELEEKTTEELEQETALMEEKRLSHAY, from the coding sequence ATGAATATTACGAAATTATCCATACAACGGTCTACTATTGTGGTAGTAGTGTTTACCGTTCTCACCTTACTGGGGGTGGGGGCTTACAAATCGTTGAACTACGAGTTGTTGCCGAAGTTCAGCCCGCCGGTGCTTACCATTACCACCTTGTATCCGGGTGCTTCGCCTTCGGAAGTAGAAAACTCGGTAACCAAGGAAATTGAAGATGCGATTTCTTCGCTGGAGAACGTAGACAATATTAAAAGTACGTCGCAGGAAAGCTTTTCGATTATAGTGGTTAATTTAAAGCAAGGCACCAACGTAGACTTAAGTTTGCAGGACGCCCAGCGGAAAGTAAACGCTATTCTGGGCCGTTTACCCGAAGATGCGGACGCTCCCGCGCTAGGAAAATTCGACTTTGATGACTTACCCATTATTAAAATGGGAGCCACGGCCAATATGCCCGCTACCGAGTTTTTCGATTTAATTGATAATCAAATTAAGCCGCAGTTATCGCGGGCCCAGGGAGTAGCCCAGATTAAAGTATTAGGTGGTCAGGAACGTGAGATTAAGATTAACATGGATGCCAACAAGCTGGAGGCTTACGGTATTTCCACGCTGCAAGTGATGCAAACCATCCGGAATTCTAATTTAGACTTCCCGACGGGTGAAATAAAAGACGCCAATGGCCAGACCCAGATTCGTCTGGCGGGTAAGTTTTCGTCTTTAAACCAACTGCAAAACTTAGTGGTGCGGCAAGATAACCGCGGCATTGTGCGCTTAAGCGATTTAGCCGAAGTACAAGACTCGCAGAAAGATGTGGACGTACTCAACCGTATTAATTCAAAACCTTCGGTGGGTATTACGATCCAGAAGCAATCCGATGCGAACGCGGTAGAAGTAAGTGAGCAAACCCGCGCTACCTTGGCGCAACTCGAAAAAACCTACGCCAACGTAGGCCTGAAATTTAATATTGCTAACGATAGCTCCTTGTTTACCCTGGAAGCGGCTGATTCTGTTATGCACGACTTATTTTTGGCGGTTATTCTGGTGGCGGCTGTCATGTTGTTGTTCTTACATTCTTTGCGCAACGCCATTATTGTAATGGTTTCCATACCGGCATCTTTAGTGGCTACTTTTATCGCGATATACTTGTTTGGTTTCTCGCTCAACCTGATGTCGTTAATGGCGATTTCGTTGGTAGTGGGGATTCTGGTGGATGATGCGATTGTGGTCATTGAAAACATTTACCGCCACATGGAAATGGGTAAAAAGCCCGCCCAGGCGGCTTACGATGGTATCCGCGAGATCAGCGCGACGGTAACTTCTATTACGCTGGTTATTGTGGTGGTGTTTGTGCCGCTGGCGCTTTCTTCTGGGCTGGTATCGGATATCTTGCGGCAGTTTGCCGTGGTAGTGGCGGTAGCAACCATGATCAGTTTGTTTGTGGCTTTTACCTTGATTCCGCTGCTGGCCAGCCGTTTTTCAAAATTAGAGCACGTTTCGAATAAAAACTTGTTCGGCCGGTTTATTCTGGCGTTTGAGCGTTTGCTCGATAATATTATCGACGGCTTTACGGGGGCTTTAAAATGGGCTTTTAACCATAAAATAATTGTGCTGCTTTTAACCGTCGGCGCTTTTATCGGTTCGGTAATGCTGATTCCGGGTGGTTTTATCGGTAGCGAGTTTATCGGGGCCGGGGATCGGGGCGAAGTTAACTTCCAACTGGAATTACCCAAGAACGCCACTGTCGAACAAACGAACCAGGCCACGGCCCAGGTGGAGAAATACCTGCAGAAGTATCCCGAAATTACCCGGGTATTTACGACGGTAGGGGCTACGTCTTCGTCGCAGCAAGGGCAGAGTTCGCCTTATGAATCCGAAGTGTTCGTGGCTTTGGTGCCGGTAGAAAAACGGGATTACAGCACCGAGAAGTTTAGCCGCATCGTGAAAGCCGATATTGAAAGCCAGATTCCGGGGGTGAAAGTTACGCCGGTACCGGTGGGCTTAGTGGGTAGCTCGCAAGCGCCGATTCAGATTGTGTTGTCGGGTCCGAACCTGGATACTTTACTTGCTTTCTCGCAGCGTGTCATGAATCAGGTGGTGCAGGTGCCCGGCACTTCGGATGTGGAAACTTCCGTAGAAGGCGGTAACCCCGAAATTGAGGTAGTGGTGGACCGGGATAAAATGGCTAGTCTGGGCTTAACCCTGGAAAGCGTGGGGGCCGGTATGCAGGTGGCCTTTAGTGGCAATACCGATGCCGAATACCGCGAAGGAACCAACAACTACGACATTAACATCCGGTTAGATGAGTTTGACCGCCGCAACGTAACCGATATTGCCAATTTAGCCTTCGTGAATAATACCGGGCAAACCATTCGTTTAGGACAATTTGCGAATATTAAGCAATCTTCCGGTCCGTCTAAACTGGAGCGCACCGACCGGGTAACTTCGGTTAACGTGAACTCGCAGGTAGTAGGCCGGCCTTCCGGTTCGGTTGGTGCGGAAATTCAGCAACGGCTCGGTGCCATTAAAATGCCGCAGGGCGTGAGCATTGCCTACGAGGGTAACTTAAAAAATCAATCCGAAGGTTTTGGTACCTTAGGAGTAGCTTTACTGGCCTCCATTATCTTTATGTACCTGATTATGGTGGGCTTATACGATAGCTACGTGTATCCGTTTGTGGTATTGTTCTCGATTCCGCTGGCGATTATCGGCGCCTTGTTAGCCTTGGCTTTATCCTCCGAAACCTTGAGTATTTTCTCGATTTTGGGTATTATAATGATGATTGGTCTGGTAGCGAAGAACGCGATTATGGTGGTGGACTTTACGAACAAGCTGAAATCGGAAGGAGTAGCCGTGAAGGAAGCCTTGTTAGAAGCTGTTCGTATTCGTTTCCGGCCGATTTTAATGACTACCCTGGCGATGGTAATTGGTATGTTGCCGATTGCGTTAGCCGGTGGTGCCGTAGCGGCTTCTAAAAACGGTTTAGCCTGGGCTTTGATCGGGGGTTTAAGTAGTTCCATGTTCTTAACCTTAATTGTGGTGCCGATCATTTACTACATCTTCGACCGTATTCTGGCGAAGTTTGGATTAGATAAGACTACCCAAATTGAACTGGAAGAGAAAACTACCGAAGAACTGGAGCAGGAAACCGCTCTGATGGAAGAAAAAAGATTAAGCCACGCTTATTAA
- a CDS encoding glycosyltransferase family 4 protein, whose translation MANQKASRTGNVLFFSYYWPPSGGAGVQRCLKFVKHLPEFQVNPTVITVDEKKGAYPVLDHSLAADIPASVRVIRTNTSEPFEFYKKLTGKKEIPYGGFANQNNQSLVQKAFNFIRGNLFIPDARVGWNKYAVQAAKELLQKELFSAIVTTSPPHSTQLIGLHLKKQFPEVKWIADLRDPWTDIYYYKELNHTALAKQIDARYEKAVVEGADAILVTSADTKRLLVAKSARIDSTKIHVLPNGFDEEDFTYLSDPPKDTFCITYTGTISETYNIELFLKALAEVVARYPEIPFRLRFVGKISETVRQQVDNAGIASITELVAFVPHHESIKYLMSTTVLLMGIPDVINNFCILPGKLFEYLASNKPIICIGPLHSDADRIIDECGAGRVFHYAAYAQMVDYLDQMAHNWKINPNLDLPIVDYHRYSRRALTGKLAEIITG comes from the coding sequence TTGGCAAACCAAAAAGCTTCCCGCACGGGCAATGTTTTATTTTTTTCTTATTATTGGCCTCCTTCGGGCGGAGCCGGGGTGCAGCGTTGTTTAAAATTTGTAAAGCATTTACCGGAATTTCAGGTTAACCCCACGGTTATTACCGTAGATGAGAAAAAAGGCGCTTACCCGGTGCTGGATCATTCCCTGGCGGCCGATATTCCGGCTTCGGTGCGGGTCATCCGCACCAACACCAGCGAGCCATTTGAGTTTTATAAAAAACTGACCGGCAAAAAGGAAATTCCGTACGGCGGTTTTGCCAATCAGAATAACCAAAGCCTGGTGCAAAAAGCGTTTAATTTTATCCGGGGCAACTTATTTATTCCGGATGCCCGCGTGGGTTGGAACAAATACGCGGTACAGGCGGCCAAAGAATTACTGCAAAAGGAGTTATTTTCCGCGATTGTTACTACCAGCCCGCCCCATTCTACCCAGCTTATTGGCTTACATTTAAAAAAACAGTTTCCGGAGGTAAAGTGGATTGCCGATTTACGCGATCCCTGGACGGATATTTATTACTACAAAGAATTAAACCACACGGCTCTAGCCAAGCAAATTGATGCCCGCTACGAAAAAGCCGTTGTTGAAGGTGCCGATGCGATTTTGGTAACCAGCGCCGACACCAAACGTCTTTTAGTAGCTAAATCGGCTCGCATTGATTCGACCAAGATTCACGTTTTACCGAATGGCTTCGACGAAGAAGATTTTACCTATCTCTCCGATCCACCGAAAGATACTTTTTGCATTACCTACACCGGTACTATTTCGGAAACTTACAACATTGAGCTATTTTTAAAAGCGCTGGCCGAAGTGGTGGCGCGCTACCCCGAAATCCCGTTCCGGCTGCGGTTTGTGGGCAAAATTTCGGAAACGGTCCGACAGCAGGTAGACAACGCCGGCATTGCGTCGATTACCGAACTGGTAGCGTTTGTGCCGCATCACGAATCGATCAAGTACCTGATGTCCACCACGGTCTTGTTAATGGGGATTCCGGATGTTATTAACAACTTCTGCATTTTACCCGGAAAACTCTTTGAATACCTGGCTTCTAATAAACCCATAATATGCATTGGCCCGCTGCACAGCGACGCCGACCGGATTATTGACGAATGCGGCGCGGGCCGGGTTTTTCATTATGCCGCTTACGCCCAAATGGTTGATTATCTGGATCAAATGGCCCACAACTGGAAAATAAACCCAAACCTGGATTTACCTATCGTGGATTACCATCGCTATTCCCGCCGGGCTTTAACGGGCAAGCTGGCCGAGATAATTACGGGTTAA
- a CDS encoding efflux RND transporter periplasmic adaptor subunit, with protein sequence MKKLIYIVVALVLIGAVAFKLIQNKKEMATEAAVAEIKSEAISVQVAEPKVGKIDKSFTAQGNFQPVQTLSLLSETTGQVQRILKRKGDRVRRGELLIQVEANTANADLATIQANYEKAKADLGRYENLAAGEAITKRQLEDARIAVTQFQAQLVNARQRVSKTRITAPIDGEINEMYVEVGSYLGMATKLYDIVNVDRLKLNVKVDEAQVLLLRKGDKVQVRADVNANDTFPGTVTAIAAQADASLKYDVEIEVKNQSQNLLRAGMYGTAAFAIADTRDALLIPREAIVGSIQDPSVYVVENNVAHLRKVKTGTITQDQVEIANGLKTGEKVVQSGQINLRDGLKVSIL encoded by the coding sequence ATGAAAAAGCTGATTTATATCGTAGTGGCGCTGGTACTTATTGGTGCCGTGGCGTTTAAGTTAATTCAAAATAAAAAAGAAATGGCTACGGAGGCCGCGGTAGCCGAAATTAAAAGCGAGGCTATTTCGGTGCAGGTAGCTGAGCCCAAAGTTGGTAAGATTGATAAATCGTTTACGGCCCAAGGTAATTTTCAGCCGGTGCAAACGCTGAGCCTTTTATCGGAAACTACCGGCCAGGTGCAGCGCATCTTAAAACGCAAAGGCGACCGGGTTCGCCGGGGCGAGTTGTTAATTCAGGTAGAAGCCAATACCGCCAACGCTGATTTAGCTACTATTCAGGCGAATTACGAAAAAGCCAAAGCCGATTTAGGTCGTTACGAAAACCTGGCTGCCGGCGAAGCCATTACCAAACGGCAGTTAGAAGATGCCCGGATAGCGGTAACCCAATTTCAGGCACAATTAGTAAATGCCCGGCAACGCGTAAGCAAAACCCGTATTACCGCCCCGATTGATGGTGAAATTAACGAAATGTACGTGGAAGTAGGTTCTTATTTAGGAATGGCTACTAAACTGTACGACATCGTAAACGTGGATCGTTTAAAATTAAACGTGAAAGTAGACGAAGCCCAGGTTTTACTGCTGCGTAAAGGCGATAAAGTGCAGGTGCGGGCCGATGTAAACGCCAACGATACCTTTCCGGGTACCGTTACCGCCATTGCGGCGCAAGCCGATGCTTCTTTAAAATACGACGTGGAAATTGAAGTGAAAAATCAATCACAGAATCTTTTAAGGGCGGGCATGTACGGTACCGCTGCTTTCGCGATTGCCGATACCCGGGACGCGCTATTGATTCCGCGGGAGGCCATTGTGGGTAGCATTCAGGACCCATCGGTGTATGTGGTCGAAAATAATGTGGCGCATTTACGAAAAGTAAAAACCGGCACCATTACCCAAGACCAGGTAGAAATTGCTAACGGCTTAAAAACCGGGGAGAAAGTTGTGCAAAGCGGGCAGATCAACTTGCGCGATGGTTTAAAGGTGAGTATTCTGTAA
- a CDS encoding TolC family protein, translating into MKKFIYLAGLFLMVLPPVMAQNQIKANQLSLTDALKYALANNETIKIALLDEKSAEYKIKETIGSGLPQISGTGTVTTYPALATQLLPGELAGQPGTLIPVQFGTKYNTSGGLQLQQLLFRKSFFVGLEAAQTTKDLYALRTQMSEEEVIYNVSSAYLQLLQTKEQFSTIDANTKRLAQLEKILKLQYQNDVATKVQLNRVTVSKTNLENSRQTLTAAYDQQKNALKFFMGMPMDQDLEIAESVPALEASVAVNADPKTILSEKIDFKLLNTQKSLYKLNVKNINSGYAPSLSAIANYSYNAQRNEFNFFDSNQPWFKAVSIGVQLNVPIFDGFQRKNQIRQAQIEVDKVDQDINQLTRNTEMSLLNAQTQMETSLSSIQAQERNVNLAQEVYRNTNELYKEGLAPLTEVLDTELSLREAQTNLNNERLKYQLAQLTYLQAKGELKTLIK; encoded by the coding sequence GTGAAAAAATTCATTTACCTGGCCGGTTTGTTTTTAATGGTTTTACCACCGGTAATGGCGCAAAATCAAATCAAGGCTAACCAACTTTCCTTGACGGATGCTTTAAAATACGCCTTAGCCAACAACGAAACCATTAAAATTGCGCTTTTGGATGAAAAAAGTGCAGAATACAAAATTAAAGAAACCATTGGCTCCGGCTTACCTCAAATTAGCGGAACCGGAACAGTAACTACTTATCCGGCTTTGGCTACCCAATTATTACCCGGCGAATTGGCCGGTCAGCCGGGTACCTTAATTCCCGTGCAGTTTGGTACCAAGTATAATACGAGTGGTGGCTTGCAGTTACAGCAGCTATTGTTTCGCAAATCGTTTTTTGTAGGCCTGGAAGCGGCGCAAACAACTAAGGATTTATACGCTTTGCGTACGCAAATGAGCGAAGAGGAGGTGATCTACAACGTGAGTTCGGCTTATTTGCAGTTACTGCAAACCAAAGAACAGTTTAGTACGATTGATGCCAATACCAAACGCCTGGCGCAACTGGAGAAAATCTTAAAACTCCAGTACCAAAACGATGTGGCAACCAAAGTGCAGCTAAACCGGGTTACCGTGAGTAAAACCAATCTGGAGAATAGCCGGCAAACTTTAACCGCTGCTTATGATCAGCAAAAAAACGCCTTAAAATTTTTTATGGGTATGCCCATGGATCAGGATTTAGAAATAGCCGAATCTGTGCCGGCACTAGAAGCATCTGTGGCCGTTAATGCCGATCCAAAAACCATTTTATCTGAAAAGATCGATTTTAAATTGCTGAACACCCAAAAATCGCTTTACAAGTTAAACGTGAAGAATATCAATTCAGGCTATGCACCTTCCTTATCGGCCATTGCCAATTATAGCTACAATGCGCAGCGCAACGAGTTTAACTTTTTCGATAGCAATCAACCATGGTTTAAAGCCGTTTCCATTGGGGTGCAGTTAAACGTGCCGATTTTCGACGGCTTCCAGCGGAAAAATCAAATTCGCCAGGCCCAGATAGAAGTAGATAAAGTAGACCAGGACATCAACCAGTTAACCCGGAATACCGAGATGAGTTTGTTAAATGCCCAAACCCAAATGGAAACCAGCTTGTCGTCTATTCAGGCCCAGGAGCGCAACGTAAACCTGGCGCAGGAAGTGTACCGCAATACCAACGAATTATACAAAGAAGGTTTAGCACCGCTCACCGAAGTACTGGATACCGAGTTAAGCTTACGCGAAGCGCAGACCAACTTAAACAACGAACGATTAAAGTACCAACTGGCTCAGTTAACTTATTTACAAGCTAAAGGCGAATTAAAAACATTAATAAAATAG
- a CDS encoding GbsR/MarR family transcriptional regulator has protein sequence MVERVGISHEKAGMQPTSARIMGLLYVADKPELTFDEITECLQIAKSATSNALNLLLQGDHIEYITYLGDRKRYFRLKVSNWRGSFAKRIESMTNFNQILRQVLEVRTPQTPEFNSNLEELIDFLDYVNQELPGLLQKWESKKK, from the coding sequence ATGGTAGAAAGGGTTGGCATTTCGCACGAGAAAGCCGGCATGCAACCAACGTCTGCCCGCATTATGGGTTTGCTGTACGTAGCTGATAAGCCGGAACTTACATTCGATGAAATTACCGAATGTCTGCAGATTGCTAAAAGTGCTACGAGTAACGCTTTAAACTTGCTTTTGCAAGGAGATCATATTGAATACATAACGTATTTGGGCGATCGGAAACGTTACTTTCGTTTAAAAGTTTCTAACTGGCGCGGGAGTTTTGCCAAGCGAATCGAATCGATGACAAACTTTAATCAAATTTTACGGCAGGTACTAGAGGTGCGTACCCCGCAAACACCAGAATTTAATAGCAATTTAGAAGAGCTAATTGATTTTCTGGATTATGTAAATCAGGAATTGCCCGGATTGTTGCAAAAATGGGAGAGTAAGAAAAAGTGA
- a CDS encoding Hpt domain-containing protein, with product MKEITVNLNYLRELAGGDHQFMAEMISLFLKQAPANLSSLILYLQKQDWENLKKLTHKMTSGVALMGINDLQIFLAELQTYPRKPIQPDLLAQKVTELKDIYHKATEELEKELFGLTHKGLS from the coding sequence ATGAAAGAAATAACGGTAAATCTGAATTATTTGCGGGAATTAGCGGGGGGAGATCACCAGTTTATGGCCGAAATGATTTCGTTATTTTTAAAGCAAGCTCCCGCTAATTTGAGCAGCCTGATCTTATATTTACAAAAGCAGGATTGGGAAAATTTAAAAAAATTAACCCACAAAATGACTTCTGGTGTGGCCCTAATGGGTATAAACGATTTGCAGATTTTTTTAGCAGAACTGCAAACCTATCCCAGGAAACCCATACAACCAGACTTGCTTGCGCAAAAGGTAACAGAGTTGAAAGACATTTACCATAAAGCCACCGAAGAGTTAGAAAAAGAGCTTTTCGGATTAACACATAAGGGGTTATCTTAA